In Pseudomonas putida, a genomic segment contains:
- a CDS encoding Mpo1-like protein, giving the protein MSKRLPNLHAWQWRGYHHNHRHPTNLVLHLIAVPLFILGALLVLSGLFGLDLSQLAVGIIALLAGLGMQRQGHRLEAEQPEPFANRKDAVQRLLTEQFITFPRFVLSGAWWRAWRERHKHRH; this is encoded by the coding sequence ATGAGCAAACGATTGCCCAATCTCCACGCCTGGCAATGGCGCGGCTACCACCACAACCACCGCCACCCGACCAACCTGGTGCTGCACCTGATCGCGGTGCCGCTGTTCATCCTCGGCGCCTTGCTGGTGCTCTCGGGATTGTTCGGCCTGGACCTGAGCCAGCTTGCCGTCGGCATCATCGCCCTGCTCGCCGGCCTTGGCATGCAGCGCCAGGGGCATCGTCTGGAGGCCGAGCAGCCTGAACCGTTCGCCAACCGCAAGGACGCCGTGCAACGCCTGCTGACTGAGCAATTCATCACCTTTCCGCGCTTCGTGCTCAGCGGCGCCTGGTGGCGGGCCTGGCGTGAACGCCACAAGCACCGCCACTGA
- a CDS encoding methyl-accepting chemotaxis protein, whose product MGAWLSNVSLKYKFWAVNAVAFVTTLLLVLYAVHLEQLARIDAARAQAEAQGQLLAAWPAGQPLPSQANVISWPAGQTPTLAGEPLPALHGAQGWVELPAAWAMGDNPLYGAQVLHRDSQQVAVLAQAPSLRQVFFERFSNYAVCVLVLMLAMLGASQLLIRFLLSQLNTLKDVMLHVEKTGDLSARVPLACGDEVGQMAGAFNAMQATYHRVVGTVARTAAQLDAGAASLAASMSEVRHGMLGQQSETDQAATAINQMSATVHHIAQHAGATRDLSQAADTLAGDGQQVVSRVQTSIAGLSTGVQQTAQMINQLAEDSQKINGVVGVIHSIAEQTNLLALNAAIEAARAGDLGRGFAVVADEVRSLAKRVQASTDEITRMVADLQAGTRDAVEFMQESSYKADDCVREAREAGEALAEITGAVAQMRESNTQIAVAAQQQSQVAEEMNRAVVSIRDVTEQTVAQTVGSATTSNELATLAGELNKAIGQLKL is encoded by the coding sequence ATGGGTGCCTGGCTTAGCAATGTTTCCCTGAAGTACAAGTTCTGGGCCGTCAACGCGGTGGCCTTCGTCACTACCCTGCTCTTGGTGCTCTACGCCGTCCATCTGGAGCAACTTGCCCGCATCGATGCCGCGCGCGCCCAGGCCGAGGCCCAGGGGCAGCTGCTGGCTGCGTGGCCGGCAGGCCAGCCGCTGCCCAGCCAGGCCAACGTCATCTCCTGGCCAGCCGGGCAAACCCCGACCCTGGCCGGCGAGCCGCTGCCAGCCCTGCACGGTGCCCAAGGCTGGGTCGAGCTGCCGGCGGCCTGGGCAATGGGCGACAACCCGCTGTACGGTGCACAGGTGTTGCACCGTGATTCCCAACAGGTCGCGGTACTGGCGCAAGCGCCAAGCCTGCGCCAGGTGTTCTTCGAGCGGTTCAGCAACTATGCGGTATGCGTACTGGTACTGATGCTGGCCATGCTCGGCGCTTCGCAGTTGCTCATCCGCTTTTTGCTCAGCCAGCTCAATACCCTCAAGGACGTGATGCTGCACGTCGAGAAAACCGGCGATCTGTCTGCCCGCGTGCCTCTGGCCTGTGGCGACGAAGTCGGCCAGATGGCTGGCGCCTTCAACGCCATGCAGGCCACCTACCATCGGGTGGTCGGCACCGTGGCCCGCACGGCCGCGCAACTCGACGCCGGCGCGGCGAGCCTGGCGGCCAGCATGAGCGAGGTTCGCCACGGCATGCTCGGTCAGCAGAGCGAAACCGACCAGGCGGCCACGGCAATCAACCAGATGTCCGCCACCGTGCACCATATCGCCCAGCATGCCGGCGCCACCCGCGACCTGTCCCAGGCCGCCGACACCTTGGCCGGCGATGGCCAGCAGGTGGTGAGCCGCGTCCAGACCTCGATCGCCGGGCTGTCCACCGGCGTACAGCAGACCGCGCAGATGATCAACCAGCTGGCCGAGGACAGCCAGAAGATCAACGGCGTGGTCGGGGTCATCCACAGCATTGCCGAGCAGACCAACCTGCTCGCCCTCAACGCCGCCATCGAAGCCGCCCGCGCCGGTGACCTGGGGCGTGGCTTCGCCGTGGTCGCCGACGAGGTGCGCAGCCTGGCCAAACGGGTGCAGGCCTCCACCGACGAAATCACCCGCATGGTCGCCGACTTGCAGGCCGGAACCCGCGATGCGGTGGAGTTCATGCAGGAAAGCTCGTACAAAGCCGACGATTGCGTACGTGAAGCGCGCGAGGCAGGCGAGGCCCTGGCGGAAATCACCGGTGCAGTGGCGCAGATGCGCGAAAGCAACACGCAGATCGCCGTGGCCGCGCAGCAACAGAGCCAGGTCGCCGAGGAAATGAATCGTGCCGTGGTGAGCATCCGCGATGTCACCGAACAGACCGTGGCGCAGACAGTCGGCTCCGCTACCACCAGCAACGAACTGGCGACCCTGGCGGGTGAGCTGAACAAGGCTATCGGCCAGCTCAAGCTGTAG
- a CDS encoding TatD family hydrolase → MQLIDIGVNLTNSSFHDQQAAIVERAIEAGVSRMVLTGTSLEVSEQALALCHELDAPGQHLFATAGVHPHDAKSWSSDSERQLRQLLAEQRVVAVGECGLDFNRDFSPRPLQEKALEAQLALAAELRLPVFLHERDASERLLAILKDMRDHLPAAVVHCFTGERAALFAYLDLDLHIGITGWICDERRGTHLHPLVGNIPAGRLMLESDAPYLLPRSLRPKPKNGRNEPAFLPEVLREVAQHRGEALENTAAHTTATAEAFFHLRQG, encoded by the coding sequence ATGCAACTGATCGATATCGGCGTCAACCTGACCAACAGCAGCTTCCACGACCAGCAAGCCGCCATCGTCGAACGCGCCATCGAAGCCGGGGTGTCGCGCATGGTGCTCACCGGCACCAGCCTCGAGGTCAGCGAGCAGGCACTTGCGCTGTGCCACGAGCTCGACGCCCCGGGCCAGCACCTGTTCGCCACTGCGGGTGTGCACCCACATGACGCCAAGTCCTGGAGCAGCGACAGCGAACGACAGTTGCGCCAGTTGTTGGCTGAACAGCGCGTGGTCGCGGTCGGTGAATGCGGGCTGGACTTCAACCGCGACTTCTCCCCCCGCCCGCTTCAGGAAAAGGCCCTTGAAGCACAACTGGCGCTGGCCGCCGAGCTACGTTTGCCGGTGTTCCTGCACGAACGCGATGCCAGCGAGCGCCTGCTGGCGATTCTCAAGGATATGCGCGACCACCTGCCGGCCGCCGTGGTGCATTGCTTCACCGGCGAGCGCGCGGCGTTGTTCGCCTACCTGGACCTAGACCTGCACATCGGTATCACTGGCTGGATCTGCGACGAGCGCCGTGGTACACACCTGCACCCGCTGGTGGGCAATATCCCGGCAGGCCGCCTGATGCTGGAGAGCGATGCGCCCTACCTGCTGCCGCGCAGCCTGCGGCCCAAGCCAAAGAACGGCCGCAACGAACCGGCGTTCCTGCCGGAGGTGTTGCGCGAAGTGGCGCAGCATCGAGGTGAAGCCCTGGAAAACACCGCCGCCCACACCACCGCCACGGCCGAGGCATTCTTCCACTTACGCCAAGGCTGA
- a CDS encoding transglycosylase SLT domain-containing protein, with translation MLRPALTLLLMFALLGPGPAHARLPGPQPDAPASKVRDLEQIRSSKVLRVLVNQSRNSSGEVKGEPVGVEYYRLRSFEHYLNARVEEGQQVELKIIPRAKEQLLGALQRGEGDLAAPGELLDPSVVGNVGESAPVLDQVALTLVGRKGERSFSRAEQLYGRTVALTSASAAGAVIAQINQQLALRKRPPIKVEWVDSTLAVEDVLEMVQAGIYHLTVVERPIAQRWSRVMPRLRLDNRVQLGKAQAMRWYVRKDATLLLGAVDRFLKGYRAPGNQDAAFERIYRRQYRVHNPLARKDRQRLASLRPVLQKHGDAQQIDWLNLAALAFKESTLNPTARGTGGAHGLMQITPSAAQRVGVSNTATVDGNVQASARYLALIRRKFFASAKINERERMAFTLAAYNLGPERVQAMRAEARRRGLNGNQWFFQTERIAMEQVGMGPVNFVNSVNKYFLAFNRQRSQLERVVQR, from the coding sequence ATGCTGCGACCTGCGCTCACCCTGTTGCTGATGTTCGCGCTGCTTGGCCCAGGCCCTGCCCATGCACGGCTGCCCGGCCCGCAGCCAGACGCACCGGCGAGCAAGGTGCGCGACCTCGAGCAGATCCGCAGCAGCAAGGTACTGCGCGTGCTGGTCAACCAGAGCCGCAACAGCTCGGGGGAGGTGAAGGGCGAGCCGGTGGGCGTCGAGTACTACCGCTTGCGCAGTTTCGAGCACTACCTCAACGCACGAGTCGAGGAGGGCCAGCAGGTCGAGCTCAAGATCATTCCTCGGGCCAAGGAGCAACTGCTGGGCGCCTTGCAGCGCGGCGAGGGCGACCTGGCCGCACCGGGTGAGCTACTCGACCCGAGCGTCGTGGGCAATGTCGGTGAAAGCGCACCGGTGCTCGACCAGGTGGCGTTGACCCTGGTCGGACGCAAGGGCGAGCGCAGCTTCAGCCGCGCAGAGCAGTTGTACGGACGCACCGTGGCGCTGACGTCGGCGAGTGCCGCCGGTGCTGTGATCGCCCAGATCAACCAGCAGCTGGCCTTGCGCAAGCGCCCGCCGATCAAGGTGGAATGGGTGGATTCGACGTTGGCGGTGGAAGATGTGCTGGAAATGGTCCAGGCCGGCATCTATCACCTGACCGTGGTCGAGCGGCCGATCGCCCAGCGTTGGTCGCGGGTGATGCCGCGCCTGCGCCTGGACAACCGCGTGCAACTGGGCAAGGCGCAGGCCATGCGCTGGTATGTGCGCAAGGATGCCACGCTGCTGCTCGGCGCGGTCGACCGCTTCCTCAAGGGGTATCGGGCACCGGGCAACCAGGACGCGGCTTTCGAGCGCATCTATCGGCGCCAGTACCGCGTGCACAACCCCCTGGCGCGCAAGGATCGCCAGCGCCTGGCATCGTTGCGCCCGGTGTTGCAGAAGCACGGCGACGCGCAGCAGATCGACTGGCTCAACCTGGCGGCGCTGGCCTTCAAGGAGTCGACCCTCAACCCGACCGCACGGGGCACGGGCGGCGCCCATGGGCTGATGCAGATCACCCCGTCGGCGGCCCAGCGCGTTGGCGTGAGCAACACTGCGACGGTGGATGGCAATGTCCAGGCCAGCGCCCGCTACCTGGCGCTGATCCGCCGCAAGTTCTTCGCCAGCGCCAAGATCAACGAGCGCGAGCGCATGGCCTTCACCCTGGCGGCCTACAACCTCGGCCCGGAGCGGGTCCAGGCCATGCGCGCCGAGGCCCGCAGGCGGGGGCTGAACGGCAACCAGTGGTTCTTCCAGACCGAACGCATCGCCATGGAGCAGGTGGGCATGGGGCCGGTCAATTTCGTCAACAGCGTCAACAAGTACTTCCTGGCGTTCAATCGCCAGCGTTCGCAGCTGGAACGGGTGGTGCAGCGCTAG
- the greB gene encoding transcription elongation factor GreB translates to MSTNIITTEGHDALKKELDHLWRVYRPEITQKVAWAASLGDRSENADYQYNKKLLREIDRRVRYLRKRLEDVKVVAYSPQQEGKVFFGAWVEIENDDGERMKFRIVGYDEIYGRNDYISIDSPMARALLKKEEGDEVVVHTPTGEAVWYINSIAYG, encoded by the coding sequence TTGAGCACCAATATCATTACCACCGAAGGTCATGACGCCCTGAAGAAGGAGCTTGACCATCTGTGGCGGGTGTACCGCCCCGAGATCACCCAGAAGGTCGCCTGGGCGGCTTCGCTGGGGGATCGCAGCGAGAATGCCGACTACCAGTACAACAAGAAGCTGCTGCGCGAGATCGACCGTCGGGTCCGCTACCTGCGCAAGCGCCTCGAGGATGTGAAGGTGGTGGCGTATTCGCCGCAGCAGGAAGGCAAGGTGTTCTTCGGCGCCTGGGTGGAAATCGAGAACGACGACGGCGAGCGCATGAAGTTTCGCATCGTCGGCTATGACGAGATCTATGGCCGCAACGACTACATTTCGATCGACTCGCCCATGGCTCGTGCCCTGCTGAAGAAAGAAGAGGGTGACGAGGTGGTGGTGCATACGCCGACAGGCGAAGCTGTCTGGTACATCAACAGCATCGCCTATGGGTGA
- a CDS encoding OprD family porin yields the protein MKILPVRALVTSFACLPLLAQADFIGDSKASVELRNFYFNRDYRQTGAAQSYSEEWAQGFLLRLESGYTEGTVGFGADALGLLGLKLDSSPDRSGSGLLPYSASDKRAADDYSDVGLTAKMRVSKSTLKVGTLLPKMPVVQYNDTRLHPQTFQGGLAEINEIDGLAMQLGQLREVKQRDSSNREDLTMTRGNKRNIVLGRHLTSDRFNLAGGTYRWTDNLSTSYHYGGLEDFYRQHYLSLVHVLPIAEGQSLKSDIRWARSTDDGGSNVDNRALNALFTYRLGGSSFGVGYQRMSGDTGFAYLSGTDPYLTNFVQIGDFANKDERSWQVRYDYDFAALGLPGLTFMTRYLQGDHIDLLDGQGRGKEWERDTDIGYVVQSGPLKNLGLKVRNGAFRSDFGNDIDETRVILSYQMPLW from the coding sequence ATGAAAATTCTTCCCGTACGGGCGCTCGTCACGAGCTTCGCCTGCCTGCCCCTGCTTGCCCAGGCCGACTTCATCGGCGACAGCAAGGCCAGCGTCGAGCTGCGCAACTTCTACTTCAACCGCGACTATCGCCAAACCGGCGCCGCCCAGTCGTACTCCGAGGAATGGGCACAGGGCTTCCTGCTGCGCCTGGAGTCGGGCTATACCGAGGGCACGGTCGGGTTCGGCGCGGACGCGCTTGGCCTGCTCGGCCTGAAACTCGACTCCAGCCCCGACCGCAGCGGCTCCGGCCTATTGCCCTACTCGGCCAGCGACAAGCGCGCCGCCGACGACTACAGCGACGTCGGCCTGACAGCGAAAATGCGTGTATCGAAGAGCACGCTGAAGGTCGGCACGCTGCTACCGAAGATGCCGGTGGTGCAGTACAACGATACGCGTCTGCATCCGCAGACGTTCCAGGGCGGCCTGGCCGAAATCAACGAAATCGACGGCCTGGCCATGCAACTGGGGCAGTTGCGCGAGGTCAAGCAGCGTGACTCGTCCAACCGCGAAGACCTGACGATGACCCGTGGCAACAAGCGCAACATCGTCCTTGGCCGCCATCTCACCAGTGACCGCTTCAACCTGGCCGGCGGCACCTACCGCTGGACCGACAACCTGAGTACCAGCTACCACTACGGCGGCCTCGAAGACTTCTACCGCCAGCACTACCTGAGCCTGGTACATGTCCTGCCGATCGCCGAGGGGCAGTCGTTGAAGTCCGATATCCGCTGGGCCCGCTCCACCGACGACGGGGGCAGCAATGTCGACAACCGGGCCCTCAATGCACTGTTCACCTACCGGCTGGGCGGCAGCAGTTTCGGCGTGGGCTACCAGCGCATGTCCGGCGACACTGGCTTCGCCTACCTCAGTGGCACCGACCCGTACCTGACCAACTTCGTGCAGATCGGCGACTTCGCCAACAAGGACGAGCGCTCCTGGCAGGTGCGCTATGACTACGACTTCGCCGCCCTCGGTCTGCCAGGGCTGACGTTCATGACGCGCTACCTGCAGGGCGACCATATCGACCTGCTCGATGGCCAGGGCCGCGGCAAGGAGTGGGAGCGCGATACCGACATCGGCTACGTGGTGCAGAGCGGGCCGCTGAAGAACCTGGGGTTGAAGGTGCGCAACGGGGCGTTTCGCAGCGACTTCGGCAACGACATCGATGAAACCCGGGTGATCCTCAGCTATCAGATGCCGCTGTGGTAG
- a CDS encoding NADH:ubiquinone reductase — MFKTRFTELFAVEHPIMQGGMQWVGRAEMAAAVANAGGLATLSALTQPTPQALADEIARCRELTDQPFGVNLTLLPTQKPIPYAEYRAAIIESGIRVVETAGNNPGEHIAAFRQHGVKVIHKCTSVRHALKAEQLGVDAVSVDGFECAGHPGEDDIPGLVLLPAAANQLSVPIIASGGFADGRGLVAALALGADAINMGTRFLSTRECPIQPQVKAAIRAADERSTDLIMRTLRNSVRVARNAVSQEVLSIEARGNATYADLAPLVSGVRGRTVYEQGDTDLGIWSVGMVQGLIDDEPSCEELLRGIVEQARDLVRQRLEGMLGD; from the coding sequence ATGTTCAAGACCCGATTCACCGAACTGTTCGCGGTCGAGCACCCGATCATGCAAGGCGGCATGCAGTGGGTGGGGCGTGCCGAAATGGCCGCGGCGGTAGCCAACGCTGGTGGCCTGGCCACGCTCTCGGCGCTGACCCAACCCACGCCCCAGGCGCTGGCCGATGAGATCGCGCGCTGCCGCGAACTGACCGACCAGCCCTTCGGCGTCAACCTGACGCTGCTGCCGACGCAAAAGCCGATCCCCTACGCCGAGTACCGCGCGGCGATCATCGAAAGCGGCATCCGGGTGGTCGAGACCGCTGGCAACAACCCCGGCGAGCACATCGCCGCGTTTCGCCAGCACGGGGTCAAGGTGATCCACAAGTGCACCAGCGTGCGCCATGCGCTCAAGGCCGAACAGCTGGGGGTCGACGCCGTGTCCGTCGATGGCTTCGAATGCGCCGGGCACCCGGGCGAGGACGACATCCCGGGGCTGGTGCTGCTGCCTGCCGCGGCCAACCAACTGAGCGTGCCGATCATCGCCTCGGGAGGCTTCGCCGATGGGCGCGGACTGGTTGCCGCACTGGCGCTGGGCGCCGATGCGATCAACATGGGCACGCGCTTTCTCAGCACCCGCGAATGCCCGATCCAGCCACAGGTCAAGGCGGCCATCCGCGCCGCCGACGAGCGCTCCACCGACCTTATCATGCGCACGCTGCGCAACAGCGTACGCGTGGCACGCAATGCGGTGAGCCAGGAGGTGCTAAGCATCGAGGCACGCGGCAATGCCACCTATGCCGACCTCGCTCCCCTGGTCAGCGGCGTACGCGGGCGCACCGTCTACGAACAGGGCGATACCGACCTGGGCATCTGGTCGGTAGGCATGGTCCAGGGCCTGATCGACGACGAACCCAGCTGTGAAGAACTGCTGCGCGGCATCGTCGAGCAGGCCCGCGACCTGGTGCGCCAGCGCCTGGAGGGCATGCTCGGCGACTGA